The Lonchura striata isolate bLonStr1 chromosome 5, bLonStr1.mat, whole genome shotgun sequence genome window below encodes:
- the RASD2 gene encoding GTP-binding protein Rhes yields MMKTMSGANCNLNVPAKNSYRMVVLGASRVGKSSIVSRFLNGRFEDQYTPTIEDFHRKVYNIRGDMYQLDILDTSGNHPFPAMRRLSILTGDVFILVFSLDNRESFDEVKRLQKQILEVKSCLKNKTKESADLPMVICGNKNDHSEIFRKVRTDEGENLVSSDENCAYFEVSAKKNTNVDEMFYVLFSMAKLPHEMSPSLHRKISIQYGDTFQQKSFRMRRVKDMDAYGMVSPFARRPSVNSDLKYIKSKVLREGQSREREKCTVQ; encoded by the exons ATGATGAAGACCATGTCTGGTGCAAACTGCAACCTGAACGTGCCGGCCAAGAACTCGTACCGCATGGTGGTCTTGGGAGCCTCCAGGGTGGGGAAAAGCTCCATCGTCTCGCGCTTCCTCAACGGCCGCTTCGAGGATCAGTACACTCCCACCATCGAGGATTTCCATCGCAAGGTCTACAACATACGGGGAGACATGTATCAGCTGGACATCCTGGACACCTCTGGGAACCACCCTTTCCCTGCCATGAGGAGGCTTTCCATCCTAACAG GGGATGTTTTCATTCTggtgttcagcctggacaacaGAGAATCCTTCGATGAGGTCAAGCGACTCCAGAAACAGATCCTTGAGGTCAAATCCTGCCTGAAGAACAAAACTAAGGAATCAGCTGACCTCCCCATGGTGATCTGTGGCAACAAAAATGACCACAGTGAAATCTTCCGCAAAGTACGCACTGATGAAGGTGAGAATCTTGTCTCCAGTGATGAAAACTGTGCTTACTTCGAAGTGTCAGCCAAGAAGAACACCAATGTGGATGAGATGTTTTATGTCCTCTTCAGCATGGCCAAGCTACCTCATGAGATGAGCCCTTCCCTCCACAGGAAAATCTCCATCCAGTATGGTGACACTTTCCAACAGAAATCCTTCCGCATGCGCCGAGTCAAGGACATGGACGCCTATGGCATGGTGTCTCCCTTCGCTCGCCGGCCAAGTGTCAACAGTGACCTGAAGTACATCAAATCGAAAGTTCTCAGGGAAGGGCAGtccagggagagagagaaatgcaCAGTCCAGTGA